From one Conexivisphaerales archaeon genomic stretch:
- a CDS encoding OB-fold domain-containing protein — MKLSEITELYERSFRQSKLPFLYCSSCNHNFYYPRDRCPRCHSNNLQVKLSSGKGKIFSYTVIHRKGKAEVFYAIVELEEGFRMYSNISDRVEIEDKVEVFFSQINGAIAPYFRKSASSHTS, encoded by the coding sequence ATGAAACTCTCCGAGATAACTGAACTCTATGAAAGGAGCTTTCGGCAGTCGAAGCTTCCCTTCTTATATTGCAGCTCATGCAACCACAACTTCTATTATCCCAGAGACAGATGCCCCAGATGCCACTCAAACAACCTGCAAGTCAAGCTCAGCTCGGGCAAAGGCAAAATCTTTTCATACACAGTGATTCATCGGAAGGGAAAGGCCGAAGTCTTTTATGCAATCGTTGAGCTTGAAGAAGGCTTCAGAATGTATTCAAACATATCAGACAGGGTAGAAATTGAAGATAAAGTAGAAGTCTTCTTCAGTCAGATTAACGGGGCCATAGCACCTTATTTCAGAAAGTCTGCCTCATCTCACACCAGCTAG